The Malus domestica chromosome 13, GDT2T_hap1 genome includes a window with the following:
- the LOC103423743 gene encoding uncharacterized protein isoform X1, whose protein sequence is MSLLNQLFNRGVFGTKCKTCLNLGISRIKLLQNKRDVQLKNMRKEIAQFLQAGQEAIARIRVEHVIREQNIWAAYEILELFCEFVLARVPIIESQRECPTELREAISSIIFAAPRCSDVPDLMQITNLFTAKYGKEFVSAVSELRPDSGVNRTIIEKLSVSAPSGEARLKVLKEIAKEYKLNWDSSDTEAEFSKKHEDLLGGPKHISGAAAPSQAPAKHITFSSPPANGAHSIVPADIKQEPQYLHAPRSLSKTPSFANEIQPSANDDKARPVNETKGETRPQSSDILERARAAIASAERASAAARQAAELVKSL, encoded by the exons TCAACCGAGGCGTTTTCGGCACAAAATG CAAAACATGTTTGAATTTGGGTATTTCACGCATCAAATTACTGCAAAACAAGAGAGATGTGCAACTCAAAAATATGCGCAAGGAGATTGCACAGTTTTTGCAGGCTGGCCAAGAAGCAATAGCCCGAATTCGG GTGGAGCATGTTATACGAGAGCAAAACATTTGGGCTGCTTATGAGATATTGGAGCTGTTCTGTGAATTCGTCCTTGCACGGGTTCCCATTATTGAAAGTCAGAG GGAGTGCCCAACGGAATTACGAGAAGCTATATCGAGCATAATTTTTGCTGCTCCAAGATGCTCAGATGTTCCAGATTTAATGCAGATCACAAATTTGTTTACAGCAAAATATGGGAAGGAATTTGTATCAGCTGTGTCTGAGCTTCGTCCTGATTCCGGTGTCAACAGAACA ATAATTGAAAAGCTTTCAGTTAGTGCTCCCTCCGGAGAGGCAAGGCTTAAGGTATTGAAGGAAATTGCAAAAGAGTACAAGCTGAATTGGGATTCTTCTGACACTGAAGCAGAGTTTAGTAAAAAGCATGAAGATCTGCTG GGTGGACCGAAGCACATAAGTGGTGCTGCTGCACCTTCTCAAGCTCCCGCAAAACATATCACATTTAGTTCCCCGCCTGCTAATGGGGCACATTCTATTGTGCCTGCAGATATTAAACAAGAACCTCAATACCTTCATGCTCCAAGATCTTTAAGCAAGACACCATCGTTCGCTAATGAGATTCAACCATCAGCGAATGATGATAAAGCAAGACCAGTTAATGAAACCAAAGGGGAGACAAGACCACAATCGTCTGATATCCTCGAGAGAGCTCGAGCTGCCATTGCCTCTGCTGAGCGTGCATCTGCTGCTGCCCGTCAGGCTGCAGAGCTGGTTAAGTCCTTATAG
- the LOC103423743 gene encoding vacuolar protein sorting-associated protein IST1-like isoform X2, whose translation MLYESKTFGLLMRYWSCSVNSSLHGFPLLKVRVSNDRECPTELREAISSIIFAAPRCSDVPDLMQITNLFTAKYGKEFVSAVSELRPDSGVNRTIIEKLSVSAPSGEARLKVLKEIAKEYKLNWDSSDTEAEFSKKHEDLLGGPKHISGAAAPSQAPAKHITFSSPPANGAHSIVPADIKQEPQYLHAPRSLSKTPSFANEIQPSANDDKARPVNETKGETRPQSSDILERARAAIASAERASAAARQAAELVKSL comes from the exons ATGTTATACGAGAGCAAAACATTTGGGCTGCTTATGAGATATTGGAGCTGTTCTGTGAATTCGTCCTTGCACGGGTTCCCATTATTGAAAGTCAGAG TATCTAATGACAGGGAGTGCCCAACGGAATTACGAGAAGCTATATCGAGCATAATTTTTGCTGCTCCAAGATGCTCAGATGTTCCAGATTTAATGCAGATCACAAATTTGTTTACAGCAAAATATGGGAAGGAATTTGTATCAGCTGTGTCTGAGCTTCGTCCTGATTCCGGTGTCAACAGAACA ATAATTGAAAAGCTTTCAGTTAGTGCTCCCTCCGGAGAGGCAAGGCTTAAGGTATTGAAGGAAATTGCAAAAGAGTACAAGCTGAATTGGGATTCTTCTGACACTGAAGCAGAGTTTAGTAAAAAGCATGAAGATCTGCTG GGTGGACCGAAGCACATAAGTGGTGCTGCTGCACCTTCTCAAGCTCCCGCAAAACATATCACATTTAGTTCCCCGCCTGCTAATGGGGCACATTCTATTGTGCCTGCAGATATTAAACAAGAACCTCAATACCTTCATGCTCCAAGATCTTTAAGCAAGACACCATCGTTCGCTAATGAGATTCAACCATCAGCGAATGATGATAAAGCAAGACCAGTTAATGAAACCAAAGGGGAGACAAGACCACAATCGTCTGATATCCTCGAGAGAGCTCGAGCTGCCATTGCCTCTGCTGAGCGTGCATCTGCTGCTGCCCGTCAGGCTGCAGAGCTGGTTAAGTCCTTATAG